The Fusobacterium sp. JB019 genome has a segment encoding these proteins:
- a CDS encoding ABC transporter substrate-binding protein — translation MKNFLKKVALFTLVSSIALGASKDKGHLLIYAGLMEDYAIKSTREFEKETGIKTEFVRMSSGETLARVRAEKDNMTASVWFGGPVDAFVAANEEGLIEPYKSPVADQIPSKFKDPNGVWTGIYVGYLGFVGNKELLDEIGAKMPQSWADLLKPEYKGELVTAHPGSSGTAYTMLSTIIQLKGEKEGMKYMQQLNKQVRQYTKSGTAPGRMVGMGETAVGITFLHDAIKYRKEGYKDIIIAAPKEGTGFEIGGVAVLKNGPDQEAARKFVDWALSKRAQEIGQTVGSFQFLTNENAIPPKEAQEIVGTKLIDYDFSWAGANRKDLLVKFSNATKTKAPKK, via the coding sequence ATGAAAAATTTTTTGAAAAAAGTGGCACTTTTTACGTTAGTATCTTCAATAGCACTAGGGGCAAGTAAAGATAAGGGGCATTTATTAATTTACGCAGGGCTGATGGAAGATTATGCAATTAAATCTACTAGAGAATTTGAGAAAGAAACAGGAATAAAAACAGAATTTGTAAGAATGAGTAGTGGAGAAACTTTAGCAAGAGTCAGAGCTGAAAAAGATAATATGACAGCCTCTGTTTGGTTTGGAGGTCCAGTTGATGCATTTGTAGCTGCAAATGAAGAAGGATTAATTGAACCATATAAATCTCCAGTTGCAGATCAAATACCAAGTAAGTTTAAAGATCCTAATGGAGTTTGGACAGGAATATATGTAGGATATTTAGGATTTGTTGGTAATAAAGAATTATTAGATGAAATAGGTGCTAAAATGCCTCAGTCTTGGGCAGATTTATTAAAACCAGAATACAAGGGAGAATTAGTAACAGCTCATCCAGGTTCTTCAGGAACAGCATATACAATGCTATCTACAATAATTCAATTAAAGGGTGAAAAAGAAGGAATGAAATATATGCAACAACTAAATAAACAAGTAAGACAATATACAAAATCAGGAACAGCTCCAGGAAGAATGGTTGGAATGGGAGAAACTGCAGTAGGTATAACATTCTTACATGATGCTATTAAATATAGAAAAGAAGGGTATAAAGATATAATTATTGCTGCTCCAAAGGAAGGAACAGGATTTGAAATAGGTGGAGTTGCAGTTTTAAAAAACGGTCCTGATCAAGAAGCTGCTAGAAAATTTGTTGACTGGGCATTATCTAAGAGAGCTCAAGAAATAGGACAAACAGTAGGTTCTTTCCAATTCTTAACAAATGAAAATGCTATTCCTCCAAAGGAAGCTCAAGAAATAGTGGGTACAAAATTAATTGACTATGATTTTTCATGGGCAGGAGCAAATAGAAAAGATTTACTAGTAAAATTCAGTAATGCAACAAAAACTAAAGCACCTAAAAAATAG
- a CDS encoding putative ABC transporter permease, which produces MDDILKYSLIFIICSVSGWIIELIYRRYFGDTKKFINPGFLYGPYLPIYGIGGIILYILSGYEMNDVSRFFMIAMSMTLMEYIGGYIILKYYKIRLWDYRDERFNYNGIVCFKYAIYWGILGELFYLYVSPILTENVSFLFSNLSFSYFLGMFFGFFIIDVVIKMNLMNILKGVIEEVENKEFTLNMDTFKLRIGERRKIINLGFRLIPTFHSINIREVVKDIAKEKINKRRKQKNKED; this is translated from the coding sequence ATGGACGATATATTAAAATATAGTTTAATATTTATAATTTGTAGTGTATCAGGATGGATTATAGAATTAATTTATCGAAGATATTTTGGAGATACTAAAAAATTTATCAATCCAGGATTTTTATATGGACCGTACCTACCTATATATGGAATTGGTGGAATAATACTATATATATTATCAGGATATGAAATGAATGATGTGAGTAGATTTTTTATGATAGCTATGTCTATGACCTTAATGGAGTATATTGGTGGATATATTATTTTAAAATATTATAAGATTAGACTTTGGGATTATAGAGATGAAAGATTTAATTATAATGGTATAGTTTGTTTTAAATATGCTATTTACTGGGGGATATTAGGGGAGTTATTTTATTTATATGTAAGCCCTATACTTACAGAAAATGTTTCTTTTCTTTTTTCAAATTTAAGTTTTTCATATTTTTTAGGAATGTTTTTTGGATTTTTCATAATTGATGTAGTTATTAAAATGAATTTAATGAATATTTTAAAGGGTGTAATAGAAGAAGTAGAAAACAAAGAATTTACTTTGAATATGGATACTTTTAAATTGAGAATAGGAGAAAGAAGAAAAATAATTAATCTTGGCTTTAGATTAATTCCAACTTTTCATAGTATTAATATTAGAGAAGTAGTTAAGGATATAGCAAAGGAAAAAATAAATAAAAGAAGGAAGCAAAAAAATAAAGAAGACTAG